In the genome of Nocardiopsis composta, one region contains:
- a CDS encoding AAA family ATPase — MRLHRLTVQAFGPFAGAEEVDFDRLGAAGLFLVHGPTGAGKTSVLDAVCFALYGGVPGVRGAARSLQSTHAPPDLRPEVALEFTVRGRRLRITRSPAWRRPKKRGSGTTEEKAKVAVAEHTDGTWRPITLRPDEAGQFVSDLLGVNLKQFCQVVLLPQGEFARFLRAPARERRDSLEQIFGTGVFTDVEKWLAEHSAALGRAAGRAETSVLNTARLLAEVARSPLPEAVEDDLDSLVPWAAELACATAADARDAAPLVTGAAAARDRARTALEQGRSVLERRRRRAAAAAREAELTARAAERAAWDAELAAAERAAPVAPLLRAAGNRRVELEKAELAAAELTSLAGGLADAPAPRPAADPGGESASGLPSDADRLRTAERGRRDEIARLKHLLDDAERLTALRTEVRGLDERLAGARRDREKLAARTAVLPGRRAELTAGLDELRARTGPREAAVEALEAARRRQRAAADTDGLAADLAEAVQRRIAAVDAAQAARDALLDLRRLRIEGMAAELAAELGAGAPCPVCGSVEHPAPAEGEPSRPSPEDEERAQARSDAAARRRTEAERLESSLTERLAAARELAGGLDAQAAEEQVRARRTALDELDAAAAQIARTAERIAELDTELERARAEESRLERELAELAERRAARAAEADRIAARLDAARGDDPDLPARVARLEEEAGLLHSAAEALDRRTAAAGELRDAEAEARRAREEAGFPDAAAVRAAERTEAERRAVRERARGYDDELAAVRAVLADPATAEAWAAPEPDTAALQAALEAAEAAAGHAAAWQDRLERRARDLADLRAELDRRLADSRPARERHRVADGLARLAAGTSPANRESVPLSSYVLAARLELVVAAANDRLASMSGRRYELRHTVDKAAGDRSRSGGGLGLRVIDAWTGQERDPATLSGGETFIASLALALGLADVASEESGGTDIGTLFIDEGFGTLDEETLEEVLDVLDRLRDGGRAVGVVSHVADLRSRIPARLRVLKSPSGSRLEQVG, encoded by the coding sequence ATGCGACTGCACCGCCTCACCGTCCAGGCCTTCGGCCCGTTCGCCGGCGCCGAGGAGGTCGACTTCGACCGGCTCGGCGCCGCCGGGCTGTTCCTCGTGCACGGCCCCACCGGCGCCGGCAAGACCTCGGTGCTGGACGCGGTCTGCTTCGCCCTGTACGGCGGGGTCCCCGGGGTGCGCGGCGCCGCCCGGTCGCTGCAGAGCACGCACGCCCCGCCCGACCTCCGCCCCGAGGTGGCGCTGGAGTTCACCGTGCGCGGCCGCCGGCTGCGCATCACCCGCTCCCCGGCCTGGCGCCGGCCGAAGAAGCGCGGCTCCGGCACCACCGAGGAGAAGGCCAAGGTCGCCGTCGCCGAGCACACCGACGGCACCTGGCGGCCGATCACGCTGCGCCCGGACGAGGCCGGCCAGTTCGTCTCCGACCTGCTCGGGGTCAACCTCAAGCAGTTCTGCCAGGTGGTCCTGCTGCCCCAGGGGGAGTTCGCCCGGTTCCTGCGCGCCCCGGCCCGGGAGCGCCGCGACTCCCTGGAGCAGATCTTCGGCACCGGCGTCTTCACCGACGTGGAGAAGTGGCTGGCCGAGCACTCCGCGGCGCTCGGCCGCGCCGCCGGCCGCGCCGAGACCTCGGTGCTGAACACCGCCCGGCTCCTCGCCGAGGTCGCCCGGAGCCCGCTTCCCGAAGCGGTCGAGGACGACCTTGACTCCCTCGTGCCGTGGGCCGCCGAGCTGGCCTGCGCCACCGCCGCCGACGCCCGCGACGCCGCCCCGCTGGTCACCGGGGCGGCGGCCGCCCGGGACCGCGCCCGCACCGCCCTGGAGCAGGGCCGGTCGGTGCTGGAGCGGCGCCGGCGGCGGGCGGCGGCCGCCGCCCGCGAGGCCGAGCTCACCGCCCGGGCGGCCGAACGCGCCGCCTGGGACGCCGAGCTCGCCGCCGCGGAGCGCGCCGCCCCGGTCGCCCCGCTGCTGCGCGCCGCCGGGAACCGCCGGGTGGAGCTGGAGAAGGCCGAGCTCGCGGCGGCGGAGCTGACCTCCCTGGCCGGCGGCCTCGCCGACGCCCCCGCGCCCCGCCCCGCGGCGGACCCCGGCGGGGAGTCAGCCTCCGGGCTGCCCTCCGACGCAGACCGGCTGCGCACCGCCGAGCGGGGCCGCCGGGACGAGATCGCCCGGCTGAAGCACCTGCTGGACGACGCCGAGCGGCTCACCGCGCTGCGCACCGAGGTCCGCGGGCTGGACGAGCGGCTCGCCGGGGCCCGCCGGGACCGGGAGAAGCTGGCCGCCCGGACCGCCGTGCTCCCCGGCCGCCGCGCCGAGCTGACCGCCGGGCTCGACGAGCTGCGCGCCCGCACCGGCCCGCGCGAGGCCGCGGTCGAGGCGCTGGAAGCGGCCCGGCGCCGGCAGCGGGCGGCCGCCGACACCGATGGGCTCGCCGCCGACCTCGCCGAGGCGGTGCAGCGGCGCATCGCGGCGGTGGACGCCGCCCAGGCCGCCCGGGACGCCCTGCTCGACCTCCGGCGGCTGCGCATCGAGGGGATGGCCGCCGAGCTCGCCGCCGAACTGGGCGCGGGCGCCCCGTGCCCGGTCTGCGGATCGGTGGAGCACCCCGCGCCCGCCGAGGGCGAACCGAGCCGCCCCTCCCCCGAGGACGAGGAGCGGGCCCAGGCCCGGTCGGACGCGGCGGCCCGCCGCCGCACCGAGGCCGAGCGGCTGGAGTCCTCCCTCACCGAGCGGCTGGCCGCGGCGCGGGAGCTGGCCGGCGGGCTGGACGCGCAGGCCGCCGAGGAGCAGGTGCGCGCCCGCCGGACCGCGCTGGACGAGCTGGACGCCGCAGCGGCGCAGATCGCCCGGACCGCCGAGCGGATCGCCGAGCTCGACACCGAGCTGGAACGGGCCCGCGCCGAGGAGTCCCGGCTGGAGCGGGAGCTGGCCGAGCTCGCCGAGCGGCGCGCGGCCCGCGCCGCCGAGGCCGACCGGATCGCCGCCCGGCTGGACGCGGCCCGCGGGGACGACCCGGACCTGCCGGCCCGGGTGGCCCGGCTGGAGGAGGAGGCCGGGCTGCTGCACTCGGCCGCCGAGGCGCTGGACCGGCGCACCGCCGCCGCCGGGGAGCTGCGCGACGCCGAGGCCGAGGCGCGGCGCGCCCGGGAGGAGGCCGGCTTCCCCGACGCCGCTGCGGTGCGGGCCGCCGAGCGGACCGAGGCCGAGCGCCGGGCCGTCCGGGAGCGCGCCCGCGGCTACGACGACGAGCTGGCCGCGGTGCGCGCGGTGCTGGCCGACCCGGCCACCGCCGAGGCCTGGGCCGCCCCCGAACCCGACACCGCGGCGCTGCAGGCCGCCCTGGAGGCCGCCGAGGCCGCCGCCGGGCACGCCGCGGCCTGGCAGGACCGCCTGGAGCGGCGCGCCCGGGACCTCGCCGACCTCCGCGCCGAGCTGGACCGGCGGCTCGCCGACTCCCGCCCTGCCCGGGAGCGGCACCGGGTCGCCGACGGCCTGGCCCGGCTGGCGGCTGGGACCTCCCCGGCCAACCGGGAGAGCGTGCCGCTCTCCTCCTACGTCCTGGCCGCCCGGTTGGAGCTGGTGGTGGCGGCCGCCAACGACCGGCTCGCCAGCATGTCGGGGCGGCGCTACGAGCTCCGGCACACCGTGGACAAGGCGGCCGGCGACCGCTCCCGCTCCGGCGGCGGCCTGGGGCTGCGCGTCATCGACGCCTGGACCGGCCAGGAGCGCGACCCGGCCACCCTGTCCGGCGGCGAGACGTTCATCGCCTCGCTGGCCCTGGCCCTGGGGCTGGCCGACGTGGCGAGCGAGGAGTCCGGCGGCACCGACATCGGCACCCTCTTCATCGACGAGGGGTTCGGCACCCTGGACGAGGAGACTCTGGAGGAGGTGCTGGACGTCTTGGACCGGCTCCGCGACGGCGGCCGCGCGGTGGGCGTGGTCAGCCACGTCGCCGACCTCCGCTCCCGCATCCCGGCCCGGCTCCGGGTGCTCAAGTCCCCTTCCGGCTCCCGCCTGGAGCAGGTCGGATGA
- the ald gene encoding alanine dehydrogenase, translating to MRVGVPREVKNHEYRVAITPAGVHELVSRGHSVVIERGAGVGSSITDEEYTAAGARILESADDVWGEAELVLKVKEPVAEEYHRMQPGQTLFTYLHLAASRPCTDALLERKVTSIAYETVQLPDGSLPLLAPMSEVAGRLAPQVGSATLQRPNGGRGVLMGGAPGVRPAKVAVIGAGVSGMNATRIAVGMGADVTLLDLNVAKLRHADEVYGGRVRTVSSNALELERAVLESDMVIGAVLIPGAKAPKLVSNELVSRMKPGAVLVDIAIDQGGCFEDSRPTTHADPTFEVHDTVFYCVANMPGAVPNTSTHALTKDTLRYAVALAGKGWKDALRDDAALAAGLSTVDGTLTNDAVAEAHDLKAIPVSEALAGA from the coding sequence GTGCGCGTCGGCGTGCCCCGCGAAGTCAAGAACCACGAATACCGGGTGGCCATCACTCCCGCGGGCGTCCATGAGCTCGTAAGCCGCGGGCATTCGGTCGTCATCGAGCGGGGGGCCGGCGTCGGCTCCTCGATCACCGACGAGGAGTACACCGCCGCCGGCGCCCGCATCCTGGAGAGTGCGGACGACGTCTGGGGCGAGGCGGAGCTGGTCCTGAAGGTCAAGGAGCCGGTGGCCGAGGAGTACCACCGGATGCAGCCGGGCCAGACCCTCTTCACCTACCTGCACCTGGCGGCGTCGCGTCCGTGCACCGACGCGCTGCTGGAGCGCAAGGTCACCTCGATCGCCTACGAGACGGTGCAGCTGCCGGACGGCTCGCTGCCGCTGCTCGCCCCGATGTCGGAGGTGGCCGGCCGGCTGGCGCCGCAGGTCGGCTCCGCCACGCTGCAGCGGCCCAACGGCGGGCGCGGCGTGCTGATGGGCGGCGCCCCCGGTGTGCGCCCGGCCAAGGTGGCCGTGATCGGCGCCGGCGTCTCCGGGATGAACGCCACCCGGATCGCGGTCGGCATGGGTGCCGACGTGACCCTGCTCGACCTCAACGTGGCCAAGCTGCGCCACGCCGACGAGGTCTACGGCGGCCGGGTCCGCACCGTCTCCAGCAACGCGCTGGAGCTGGAGCGGGCGGTCCTGGAGTCCGACATGGTGATCGGCGCGGTGCTGATCCCCGGCGCGAAGGCGCCCAAGCTCGTCTCCAACGAGCTGGTGTCCCGGATGAAGCCGGGTGCGGTGCTCGTGGACATCGCCATCGACCAGGGCGGCTGCTTCGAGGACTCGCGTCCCACCACGCACGCCGACCCCACCTTCGAGGTGCACGACACGGTGTTCTACTGCGTGGCCAACATGCCGGGCGCGGTGCCGAACACCTCCACCCACGCCCTCACCAAGGACACGCTGCGCTACGCCGTCGCGCTGGCCGGCAAGGGCTGGAAGGACGCGCTGCGCGACGACGCGGCGCTGGCCGCCGGGCTGAGCACCGTCGACGGCACGCTCACCAACGACGCGGTGGCCGAGGCGCACGACCTCAAGGCGATCCCGGTCTCCGAGGCGCTGGCCGGGGCCTGA
- a CDS encoding AAA family ATPase, with protein sequence MTSPSASPPVRPAPPAPSPLPAPEPAPRRAAGQAGGAVYPRRSLVLVAGVPGAGKSTLLQRLFGLRGDEERTVVTADGARVIDSLQSRYRLAPALGRIPYPLWRWVVHVLHLVRVAAALHGGGPVVVHESGTRRPVRMLFALLCRIRRYEVHVLMIDATPQEARSGQYARGRRVTERSHRAHSRRWRRLRTAARRGPAAFVPGARSLLALDRRRARELPWMRFTSGTGASAAGAGNPCPAPPTGGEAGSPRAADLTPAQPSPGAGALRGADTMSE encoded by the coding sequence ATGACCAGCCCTTCCGCTTCTCCCCCCGTCCGCCCGGCTCCACCGGCCCCGTCCCCGCTCCCCGCCCCGGAGCCCGCGCCCCGGCGCGCCGCCGGGCAGGCCGGCGGGGCGGTCTACCCGCGGCGGTCGCTGGTGCTGGTCGCCGGGGTGCCCGGGGCCGGGAAGAGCACCCTGCTCCAGCGGCTGTTCGGACTCCGCGGGGACGAAGAGCGGACCGTGGTCACCGCGGACGGCGCGCGGGTGATCGACTCGCTGCAGTCGCGCTACCGGCTGGCACCGGCGCTCGGCCGGATCCCCTACCCGCTGTGGCGGTGGGTGGTGCACGTGCTGCACCTGGTGCGGGTGGCCGCGGCGCTGCACGGCGGCGGCCCGGTGGTGGTGCACGAGAGCGGGACCCGGCGCCCGGTCCGCATGCTGTTCGCCCTGCTCTGCCGGATCCGCCGGTACGAGGTGCACGTGCTGATGATCGACGCCACCCCGCAGGAGGCCCGGAGCGGTCAGTACGCCCGGGGGCGACGGGTGACCGAGCGCAGCCACCGGGCGCATTCGCGGCGCTGGCGGCGGCTGCGCACCGCCGCCCGGCGCGGGCCGGCGGCATTCGTGCCGGGGGCGCGCAGCCTGCTCGCCCTCGACCGGCGCCGGGCCCGGGAGCTGCCCTGGATGCGGTTCACCTCCGGCACCGGGGCCTCCGCGGCCGGGGCCGGGAATCCCTGCCCGGCACCGCCGACGGGCGGGGAGGCGGGCTCCCCGCGGGCCGCGGACCTCACACCCGCGCAGCCCTCTCCCGGTGCGGGGGCGCTCCGCGGAGCTGACACAATGTCGGAGTGA
- a CDS encoding amidohydrolase family protein: MPQIDTVIRSRRVVTPKGVIPASVGLRGGRIAVVCDHGTPLPGAAEVDLGGVALLPGLVDADVAVHAPGQPLREGYLETDAAAVRGGVTSIAVAPGGGTGPHGAPTAITGEAALKDHQAAAAGIGVHVAFLGAVTDRSSSADLAELRSAGVAGFHCSLSDGGAESSAPIGDEQLRKTMVEAAAMGAPMLVHAEDPAELSPPDAPGNGALLAARPPRAERRGLERVVAAMRVAGTRTHITPFTAAECAALLGAARSIGVPLTAHTCPHYLCLPAEQVPDDAPGFGCRPPLRSAANRNALWSALLSDSDSAVRTIGSGHRPGTGVRALSWTLPALWTAARRRGLGLDRVTRWTSAEPAALLGLAGKGRIAPGADADLVAFDTDAPHAVPADDPGPYAGRQLTGRIVGTWIAGRQVFPPPR, encoded by the coding sequence GTGCCCCAGATCGACACCGTCATCCGCTCCCGCCGGGTGGTCACCCCCAAGGGCGTGATCCCCGCCTCGGTCGGCCTGCGCGGCGGCCGCATCGCCGTGGTGTGCGACCACGGCACCCCGCTGCCCGGCGCCGCCGAGGTGGACCTGGGCGGGGTGGCCCTGCTACCCGGCCTGGTCGACGCGGACGTGGCCGTGCACGCCCCGGGGCAGCCGCTGCGCGAGGGCTACCTGGAGACCGACGCGGCGGCGGTCCGCGGCGGGGTGACGTCGATCGCGGTCGCCCCGGGCGGCGGTACCGGACCGCACGGCGCCCCGACCGCGATCACCGGTGAGGCCGCGCTCAAAGACCACCAGGCGGCGGCCGCCGGGATCGGGGTGCACGTCGCGTTCCTCGGTGCGGTCACCGACCGCAGCAGCTCCGCCGACCTGGCCGAGCTGCGCTCGGCCGGGGTGGCCGGCTTCCACTGCTCGCTGTCGGACGGCGGGGCGGAATCGAGCGCCCCGATCGGCGACGAGCAGCTGCGCAAGACGATGGTGGAGGCGGCCGCGATGGGCGCGCCCATGCTGGTGCACGCCGAAGACCCCGCCGAGCTGTCCCCGCCGGACGCACCGGGCAACGGCGCCCTGCTGGCCGCCCGCCCGCCGCGCGCGGAGCGGCGCGGCCTGGAGCGGGTGGTCGCCGCCATGCGGGTGGCGGGCACCCGTACCCACATCACCCCGTTCACCGCGGCCGAGTGCGCCGCACTGCTGGGCGCCGCGCGCTCGATCGGGGTGCCGCTGACCGCGCACACCTGTCCGCACTACCTCTGCCTCCCCGCCGAGCAGGTGCCGGACGACGCGCCGGGGTTCGGCTGCCGTCCGCCGCTGCGTTCGGCGGCCAACCGGAACGCGCTGTGGTCGGCGCTGCTCTCCGACTCCGACAGCGCGGTGCGCACCATCGGCTCCGGGCACCGGCCGGGCACCGGGGTCCGCGCGCTCTCCTGGACGCTGCCGGCGCTGTGGACCGCCGCCCGCCGCCGCGGCCTGGGCCTGGACCGCGTCACCCGGTGGACCTCGGCCGAGCCGGCGGCGCTGCTCGGTCTGGCCGGCAAGGGCCGGATCGCCCCCGGCGCCGACGCCGACCTGGTCGCCTTCGACACCGACGCGCCGCACGCGGTGCCCGCGGACGATCCCGGCCCCTACGCCGGCCGGCAGCTCACCGGCCGCATCGTCGGCACCTGGATCGCCGGCCGCCAGGTGTTCCCGCCGCCCCGCTGA
- a CDS encoding TIGR03621 family F420-dependent LLM class oxidoreductase — MSTRGIRFGVNFREADLDDWPRYCRDTERLGYDTLLAPDHLGHPAPFGMLAAAAAATDHIRLGTMVLNNEFWNPALLAREAATVDRISRGRLELGLGLGHMKSEFETAGIPWRGHADRLAALERTLGELDRFLVDGGPGHGPAQRPRPPLLIGGHGEATLRLAARRADIIGFGGLVQRRGAPMGVFHVEGPDDVLRRVDFVREQAGGRLAGLEFNVLVQNVTVTDDAERAAAGLAAEYGAESGLGTAADVLASPFVLVGTAGEIAAEITANRDRYGFDYVCTHGEHRDALARVIPEVRRLEEAAGRSDPSR; from the coding sequence ATGAGCACACGAGGAATCCGGTTCGGCGTCAACTTCCGCGAAGCCGACCTGGATGATTGGCCGCGGTACTGCCGGGACACCGAGCGGCTGGGCTACGACACGCTGCTCGCCCCCGACCACCTGGGCCACCCCGCGCCGTTCGGGATGCTCGCCGCGGCGGCCGCCGCCACCGACCACATCCGGCTCGGCACCATGGTTCTCAACAACGAGTTCTGGAACCCGGCGCTGCTCGCCCGGGAGGCCGCCACCGTGGACCGGATCTCCCGCGGACGGCTCGAACTCGGCCTCGGGCTGGGGCACATGAAGTCGGAGTTCGAGACCGCCGGCATCCCCTGGCGCGGCCACGCCGACCGGTTGGCCGCGCTGGAGCGCACCCTCGGCGAACTGGACCGGTTCCTGGTCGACGGCGGGCCGGGCCACGGCCCGGCGCAGCGGCCCCGTCCGCCGCTGCTCATCGGCGGCCACGGGGAGGCCACGCTCCGGCTGGCCGCCCGGCGCGCCGACATCATCGGCTTCGGCGGCCTGGTGCAGCGCCGCGGCGCACCGATGGGCGTCTTCCACGTGGAGGGCCCGGACGATGTGCTGCGCCGCGTCGACTTCGTCCGCGAGCAGGCCGGCGGCCGCCTCGCCGGCCTGGAGTTCAACGTGCTGGTGCAGAACGTCACCGTCACCGACGACGCGGAGCGGGCCGCGGCCGGACTCGCCGCCGAGTACGGCGCGGAGTCCGGGCTGGGGACCGCCGCCGACGTCCTGGCCAGCCCGTTCGTCCTGGTGGGCACGGCCGGCGAGATCGCGGCGGAGATCACCGCCAACCGGGACCGCTACGGGTTCGACTACGTGTGCACCCACGGGGAGCACCGGGACGCGCTGGCCCGGGTCATCCCGGAGGTGCGCCGCCTGGAGGAGGCCGCCGGCCGGTCGGACCCCTCCCGATGA
- a CDS encoding cytochrome c oxidase assembly protein encodes MAPPETRQSSDARGRGVETAAIIAVTAAAVCAITLIIALVAGGAVTAQVIPGLPDAGSLTRWGLPVSRVLGNLAGALTVGLLLLAAVLLPSAKGAIGAQATGYVRAASWTALVWAAASGARLVFELSNIMGQVPSQILGNELTSYAGEIAEGRSLMFVILLATAVALFGRTVDSAAGAMLLLGAALFGLLPPALTGHAAASGNHELAVTGLALHLVAISVWVGGLAALTFHGLRAAPDDAPVAAERFSRIALWAYIGVAISGTASALSRLYSVEQLFTTPYGLIMLAKIGLFAVLGAVGWAHRRSTVQRIGDGAGRVLFARLAGVELAVMGAVMGLSTALSRTAPPPVDESAVDPATAILGFPVPPPMSVQTLLTLWRPDLFFIMLVVVLGGLYAAGVVRLGRRGDSWPWSRVVSWYAGLAVIVAALLSGFATYSMVLFSSHMLQHMAISMLVPVLLVLGGPVTLALRALKPAARRGDRGPREWLNAFLQSRYSHIVTHPAVATAVFVLSPYALYFSPLFGTLMNNHTGHLFMNVHFLLSGFLFYWIIIGVDPGPRKMPYLLRIVLLLLAMGMHAFLGIGIMMQSEPIAMDYYGNFDIPWSQDVGDDQYQGGGIAWAVGEIPTLLVTVALVRQWAKDEERTERRRERHSRRGGSEDADLDAYNAYLQELERRSKQRGD; translated from the coding sequence GTGGCTCCCCCTGAGACCCGGCAGAGCAGCGACGCGCGCGGACGCGGCGTCGAGACGGCCGCCATCATCGCGGTGACCGCGGCCGCGGTGTGCGCGATCACCCTGATCATCGCCCTGGTGGCCGGCGGCGCGGTCACCGCGCAGGTCATCCCCGGCCTGCCGGACGCCGGCTCGCTGACCCGGTGGGGCCTGCCGGTCTCCCGGGTGCTCGGCAACCTGGCCGGGGCGCTCACCGTCGGCCTGCTGCTGCTCGCCGCGGTCCTGCTGCCCTCCGCGAAGGGGGCGATCGGCGCCCAGGCCACCGGGTACGTGCGGGCCGCCTCCTGGACCGCCCTGGTGTGGGCGGCCGCGTCCGGCGCCCGCCTGGTCTTCGAACTCTCCAACATCATGGGCCAGGTGCCCTCGCAGATCCTCGGCAACGAGCTCACCAGCTACGCCGGGGAGATCGCCGAGGGGCGCTCGCTGATGTTCGTGATCCTGCTGGCCACCGCGGTCGCGCTGTTCGGCCGCACGGTCGACTCCGCGGCCGGCGCCATGCTGCTGCTCGGCGCGGCCCTGTTCGGCCTGCTGCCGCCCGCGCTGACCGGGCACGCCGCCGCCTCCGGCAACCACGAGCTGGCCGTCACCGGCCTGGCGCTGCACCTGGTCGCGATCTCGGTGTGGGTCGGCGGCCTGGCCGCGCTCACCTTCCACGGGCTGCGCGCCGCCCCGGACGACGCGCCGGTCGCCGCCGAGCGGTTCAGCCGGATCGCGCTGTGGGCCTACATCGGCGTCGCGATCAGCGGCACGGCCAGCGCCCTCAGCAGGCTCTACAGCGTCGAGCAGCTGTTCACCACCCCCTACGGGCTGATCATGCTCGCCAAGATCGGGCTGTTCGCCGTGCTCGGCGCGGTCGGCTGGGCGCACCGCCGCAGCACCGTGCAGCGGATCGGGGACGGCGCCGGGCGGGTGCTCTTCGCCCGGCTGGCCGGGGTGGAACTGGCCGTGATGGGCGCCGTGATGGGGCTGTCCACCGCGCTCAGCCGCACCGCGCCGCCGCCGGTGGACGAGAGCGCCGTCGACCCGGCCACCGCCATCCTCGGCTTCCCGGTCCCGCCGCCGATGAGCGTCCAGACGCTGCTCACCCTGTGGCGGCCGGACCTGTTCTTCATCATGCTGGTGGTGGTGCTCGGCGGACTGTACGCGGCCGGGGTGGTCCGGCTCGGCCGGCGCGGCGACTCCTGGCCGTGGAGCCGGGTGGTGTCCTGGTACGCCGGCCTGGCGGTCATCGTCGCGGCGCTGCTCAGCGGCTTCGCCACCTACTCCATGGTGCTGTTCAGCTCGCACATGCTGCAGCACATGGCGATCTCCATGCTGGTCCCGGTGCTGCTGGTGCTGGGCGGGCCGGTGACCCTGGCGCTGCGCGCGCTCAAGCCGGCCGCCCGCCGCGGCGACCGGGGGCCGCGCGAGTGGCTCAACGCCTTCCTGCAGAGCCGCTACTCGCACATCGTCACGCACCCGGCGGTGGCCACCGCGGTGTTCGTGCTCAGCCCGTACGCGCTCTACTTCTCCCCGCTGTTCGGCACGCTCATGAACAACCACACCGGGCACCTGTTCATGAACGTCCACTTCCTGCTCTCCGGGTTCCTCTTCTACTGGATCATCATCGGCGTCGACCCGGGCCCGCGGAAGATGCCCTACCTGCTGCGCATCGTCCTGCTGCTGCTGGCCATGGGCATGCACGCCTTCCTGGGCATCGGCATCATGATGCAGTCGGAGCCCATCGCCATGGACTACTACGGCAACTTCGACATCCCGTGGAGCCAGGACGTCGGCGACGACCAGTACCAGGGCGGCGGCATCGCCTGGGCGGTCGGCGAGATCCCCACCCTGCTGGTCACCGTCGCGCTGGTCCGCCAGTGGGCCAAGGACGAGGAGCGCACCGAGCGCCGCCGCGAGCGGCACAGCAGGCGCGGCGGCTCCGAGGACGCCGACCTCGACGCCTACAACGCCTACCTGCAGGAGCTGGAGCGCCGCTCCAAGCAGCGCGGGGACTGA
- a CDS encoding LysE family translocator has protein sequence MTAGSVAAFWATAALLIAVPGADWAFVLGAALRDRLVLPAVAGLALGYAGITALVAAGVGALVAGSPALLGGLTLAGGLYLVWLGATTLARPAGPPRASGGAAGGGWAVLRKGVGVSGLNPKGLLILVALLPQFTDGGGAWPVAAQIALLGLVFTLSCAAFYLVLGGCARFALNARPAAARAVGRVSGASMIIIGLLLVAEHLIR, from the coding sequence ATGACCGCCGGTTCGGTGGCCGCCTTCTGGGCGACCGCCGCCCTGCTGATCGCCGTTCCCGGCGCCGACTGGGCGTTCGTTCTCGGGGCCGCCCTGCGGGACCGCCTCGTCCTCCCCGCGGTGGCCGGCCTCGCACTGGGCTACGCCGGCATCACCGCCCTGGTCGCGGCCGGAGTGGGCGCGCTGGTCGCGGGCTCCCCGGCCCTGCTCGGCGGGCTCACCCTCGCCGGCGGCCTCTACCTGGTCTGGCTGGGGGCGACGACCCTCGCCCGCCCCGCGGGCCCGCCCCGGGCCTCCGGCGGCGCGGCCGGCGGCGGCTGGGCGGTGCTGCGGAAGGGGGTCGGGGTCAGCGGGCTCAACCCCAAGGGGCTGCTGATCCTCGTCGCGCTGCTGCCCCAGTTCACCGACGGCGGCGGCGCCTGGCCGGTCGCCGCGCAGATCGCCCTGCTCGGCCTGGTCTTCACGCTCAGCTGCGCCGCCTTCTACCTGGTCCTGGGCGGCTGCGCGCGCTTCGCGCTGAACGCCCGCCCGGCCGCGGCGCGCGCCGTCGGCCGCGTCTCCGGGGCGTCGATGATCATCATCGGCCTGCTCCTGGTCGCCGAGCACCTGATCCGATGA
- a CDS encoding Lrp/AsnC family transcriptional regulator, whose amino-acid sequence MPFRGRIFRTDEIDRKILAELQSDGRLTLTELAERVGLSVSPCHRRVRELERGGAIGGYRAVVDAAAVGLGFEAVVFVTMRQEDRDTLLAFEAGLAGIPAVVQAERLFGDPDYLLRILTEDLAAYQRLEDDELSALPGVQRLTSTLVMKRVVHDRPLPIRAARGARPVRRARRRSPGAGG is encoded by the coding sequence GTGCCGTTTCGGGGAAGGATCTTCCGGACGGACGAGATCGATCGGAAGATCCTTGCCGAACTGCAGAGCGACGGCCGGCTGACCCTCACCGAACTGGCCGAGCGGGTGGGGCTGAGCGTCTCGCCCTGCCACCGCCGGGTCCGGGAGCTGGAGCGCGGCGGCGCCATCGGCGGGTACCGCGCCGTGGTCGACGCCGCCGCCGTCGGGCTGGGCTTCGAGGCCGTCGTCTTCGTGACCATGCGCCAGGAGGACCGGGACACCCTGCTGGCCTTCGAGGCGGGGCTCGCCGGGATCCCCGCCGTGGTGCAGGCCGAGCGGCTCTTCGGCGACCCCGACTACCTGCTCCGCATCCTCACCGAGGACCTGGCCGCCTACCAGCGGCTGGAGGACGATGAGCTGTCCGCCCTGCCGGGGGTGCAGCGGCTCACCTCCACCCTGGTGATGAAGCGCGTGGTGCACGACCGGCCGCTGCCGATCCGGGCCGCCCGCGGGGCGCGCCCGGTCCGGCGTGCGCGGCGGCGCTCCCCCGGGGCCGGCGGCTGA